DNA sequence from the Deinococcus roseus genome:
GAGTCATGCTGGTAGTACAACACACCACCATCCCAGCCCATACAAGACAGACACGTGGCAAAGGTCAATTGAGGCAGGGAGACGTGCAATTCTGCCGGTACGGGTTCAAGGCTAATGAGTCGATGTAAGGGCTGCCCGCATACCCCACAGATTCGGTCTTCCAGGGTCCCCCCAAAGAGGTGTTCTTCAGGTTCTGTGGCCAAGGACCAGGTGGGATGATGGTGGTCCTGAAAATGCCACCTGGGCATATAGCCTGATTCTGTGAAGGTCAGGTGCCAGCTTTGCTCTTGATACAGTGGGTCAAGAGACCCATCTTTCAAGTGAAAACCAACTTCACTCAACAAGTAGGTTTCTCCCCCCACCGATGAAAGAGGCTTTGAAAGTGGGGCCAAAGCAGCATGAAGGGTCGAAGGAGAGCGGGCTTCCAACAAACATCTCTGGGCGAAGGCCCAGTCTCTTCGGTCCAGCCCCTCTTTCCAGCGCTCGGCAGATAGAAAATCCAGGTATAGATCACTGGACTCACGCCAGGGATAAGTTGTGCGGACATGGAATTTTAACTTGTAAAGACTTTGCAGATAAGGATGTAGAATGGTGGGACGTTGCAACCCGATATCCCCAATCAGCCTGTTTGCCCGCTTGTGCATAGGGTTAGCCTGTAAGATTCGCAAGGCTGTGGACGCCAGAACAGGTAAGTCTTCCTCAGCCACGTGACTGACCGCTGCATCAATCATTGTTTCGTATCTGTCTCTGGGCAGTTGGAGGGCAAACAAAACAAAATCAAGTGCTTTTTGTGGATCTTTGTAGAAAGCATCGATGGTTTCAGCCATAGGGAATTTGATCCACCAGTTGCCATCGGGATCTAATTTAAAAAGTTGTTCTGGATTCCATGTAGGATCTGTGCTCATATACTGCTCCTTATGTTTTCTGGTATTGGCACCTTAATCATATATGTTTTTCGAAAACTAATCAAGGAATCAAACTTTCTGGACCAGGGTTTAATTTATGTTTTAAAAAGAAATAATATATACAAGAACTCTAAAGTAATCACAGGACCGTTTCACTAAAGGTCTTTCTCAGTTACACCCTTATACAGGTTTTTGCTTCTTCAAATACCGATAGTAGGTGGTCTTGGAGATGCCCAGCATCTCCTGGATGGCCTTGGGCGAATTGCTCGGATCGGCATGCAGCTTCTTAAGAATGACCTCCTGATTGGGCAGTAGTTTCTCAGGTCGACCCCCAACCCGGTTCCTGGCCCTTGCTGCTTCCAGCCCGGCTTTGGTGCGTTCCCGGATCAATTCCCTCTCGAACTCTGACAGGGCACCAAAAATGTGTAGAAACAGCTTGCCGTTCGAGGTGGAGGTGTCAATCCTCTCTTTGACGATCAACAGGTGGATGCCTCTGGATTGCAGCTGCTGCACGGTATCAATCAGGTTTTTCAGGCTCCGTCCGAGGCGATCAAGTTTCCATACGACCAGGGTGTCCCCTTCCCGGAGGTAATTCAGGGCTTCTGCAAATCCTGGCCGGTCCGTCTTGGCTCCGCTGCTGGTGTCCTTGAAGATTTTGACGCAACCTTCTTTGGTGAGGGCATCGATCTGCAGGTTGAGGTTCTGGTCCCGGGTGGAGACCCGGGCGTAACCGACCATGGCGTTTTTCATGAAACCAGTATAGTTCGGAAACTCATCGATATACCACTGTTTCTTGACATTAATTGACGAACGGGTTTCCGAACCGAAAAACGCTGATTTGACGGGAACGGTTTTTCTGGGTCAGGGGAAGTCCAGAAAAGGACCGATTACCGAACCCAGCAAACTGCCTCTTGATGGGTAAATCAGAAAGAAGGTAGCAGGAGTTTAGTCATCAGCTGCCACTGGTGGGCCTTCAAAGAGGCTGGAGCCTGCAAAATACAGCACCTTGCAGCCAGCACACTTGAACCCCAATTCATGAGACTTGCGCACATACCACTCCAGTGCCTGACCACAACGGTTGCAAGGTGGAACACCAGGGCGTTCGGCTTTTCTGCGCCTGGGATCCTGCATGATCCGTCTGAGCTTGCGGACATAACTTTTCTTGTGGATGATCCTGGGATTTCTGTGCCAGTGGTTGCTTCGCCAATAAAACCAGGTTTCGACGTCTGAACCGAAATCCACCATCAATCGGTGGCGATCATCAGACATCAGGAAATCCTTGCGGTGAATCAGGCGAAACTCGGGATCATATTGGATGTTGCTGGAAGCTTCCACCGGGTCCAGGAAGGGCCCCATGTCTTCCAGGCTCCTTTGCCTGCAGTACAGTTTTCGCTGGAAATGGGCCAAATCAGGCACCCTGAAACCCTCAATGTCTTCACTCCAGTGGCACAGGGGGCAATGATCATCTTCGACTGAGTAAGGTGCCACCACCACCTGTTCTGTGTGGACCAGGGCCCCACAACCTCTGCAGGGGAGTAATTTTTGTTCAGGCATTTTGGCAAGGACTCTGTTGAATTGGGCCATGGCCAGCCCCTAAAGCGAGTTCTTCAAAAGCATGATAAGGGATTTCATTGGCTGGTCTGCAGGGGTCATTCTTTCAGATCATTCCACTCATCACCTTGAAAAGCCCGGAGGGACCAGTTGCTGGGCAATGCGCTGAAATTCAGTCCACTCCAAACGTTGCACCAGAGCGTCATCGGGCTGAGGATACTTGCCCGTTCTGGAGTGGTTTTCCCAATGCTCCAGAGGCTGACCCAGGTAAGCTTCCATGTCCAGGATCAGCTCATCCAGTGAAGGGTAGTGTTTCCGGAAGACCAGACTGCTTTCGTCCAGTTGGTAAGGCTTGAATTTGATCAGCACATCATTTCCCTTTTGGATGATCACATGCCGCACCTGGCCGGGTATATCTGAAACATTAGAAATATCGATGCAGACAGCATTTTCACGCCCAACCAGCAAATGGGATTCCAATTCTTCTTTTTTCATCTTTCTGACTCCTGCTCCCACTGTAGAGCAGAAATGCCAGCCTGTAATCCATCAGAAGGCGGATGGTCTGGGCTTTCAAGCAAGATTTGTAGGCTAAAACCGTCGCCGGAAAAGGCCCTGGGCTTGAGCCTGAAGGCCCTCCATCTCACCCTTTCCTTCTTCTGACAACTCGTGCAGCACCTGGTGGATCATGGGATCTTTGCGGAATGCATAGGAGGGCATCGCTCCTCCCGTCTGAAACGCCTCCTCCACTTCCTGCAACACGTCCATCCGTGTTTGCAGGCTTGGATGTCTGGCACCCAGCAAAAAGACCTCCCGGGCCATCGGAAGATCAAAGCTAAACCTGGCCACCGTCAGGATCGCTGCCCTCACCTCTCTGGCACCTTCTGCCCCGAAATGCATCTGGAGGTGCTCCACCGTTTTCAAGCGGTTTTCCTCGTCCAGCCTGGGAACAGGTGCCCCGGACCGGACAAAAGGAATCAAACCCAGCGCGGCCTGCTGACGCACTGCAGGCTCCGGGTCCTGCAACATCTGCATCACATCCGCCCAGATGGTTTTGAGGTCTGAATCAGGATACAGGTCTGCCTCCACCTGCTCACGGACCTGTTGGATGAAAGCTGCCCGAACCCTGGCATGCGGGCTGTATCGCAACAGGTCATCTGGGTAAAGGGGAACCCCAAGACTGCCGAGCAAGGGGATCACCAGGGTGACCATTTCTGGATCCGCATCATGCAGGTGGCGCTGAAAGAGGTCCTGCACATCAACGGCTGTGGCAGGCACGGCAAAATCTGTGTGGATTCGCCGTGTGTTCTCTTTCTGGGATCCGCCAGGGTGGTTGACCCTGGACAATGCGGCCAGAGCTGCACGTCTCAAAACCAGAGATTGACCTTGCAGCAGAGGCAACAGCCAGAAATTCGCCTGATCGGATGTCAGTCTGCTGAAGACGGTGACCACCCCATGCGAAATATCCTCAGGACCCGCCAGCAATTCTTGCAGCGAAAGTACGGTCTCGGCTGCCAGTGTGGGTCGATGCCCCAGGATGTCCAGGGCCTGCAACTTTCGTGCGCTGGGCTGCTCACGGGAACGCACGAGGTCAACCAGATCCCTTTCGGTGCTTGAAGCAGAAAGTCCAAGAGATTGCATGTGGTAACCCCACAGCAAATCGTCCACCCAAGGTTCTGGCGAGGGAAGGAGGGCATACGTGAGGTCTCCTTCAAAGTGAAAACGACCCTGATTTGGGGCTGCACCCACCAGTCGGTTGTCCTCCACGAACACCACATAAAATTCCTCATCATGACCACAGTGGGGGCAGTCTTCTGTGGCAGCGTCCAGCACCACCAGACCCTGGGCTGGGTTGCCAGTCTGGTTTCCTCCCCATTCGAGGGTGTCTCCGAGGTGGTAGGTGTGTTGCCAGGTGTCGGCATATTTGAATTGAATGTGTTGATCAATTTCAACCTGGCAGTGGGCACAGGGCTGGTGCAAGATGAAAGTGTTGAAGGTTCCCATGTTCCAAGTTTACCGTTCTGGTGGGAGATTGACCGGATTCAAATGCACCCCGCGTTTCCCACGGTGTTGACAGGTAAACTGGATGGATCCGTCTGATGATTTGGTGGAGGATTTGTGGTTGAAGTCGATGTCAGCATCTTGTTTCATCAAGACCTGGAAGCCATCCAGGCAGACCTGTTTCAGTTCTTCCAGAAGTTTGGAGGGCTGTCAAAGCAGGGCCACAACCACCATCTGCTTACCCTTTACGAATTTGACCTGCAAAAAGACCTGGTGCTGGAATGGCCCATCACGTTGGCTGTCTCTCTGTACCCCCATGCTTCCGGAAAGTTGGAAGAGGACCTGCATTATTTTGAAACCCATGTGGGCTTTCAGCCAGGGAGTTGCGTGACACTGGGAACGGTCACCCGGCATCCCCAGGCGATCCCGGTGGTTTATGGGCTTACTCTGGCTCTGGCACGGGCATTTTCTGGGGTGGTTGAGGTCGATGATCCGCTGATGGACCGTGGTCTGGAAGAAAGGGACTGGCAGACGGGCTTTGCAAGGCTGCAGAAACAATTTGTTCCCCATCCAGGCCAGATGTGGGCTGCACCCTATCTGACAGCCGACGAGGAAATCTGGTTCTTTGCTGTATTGGATGCTGATTTCCTGGAATGGCTACTGAGCCAGAATAACCGATGGCCCCTGCTGGGCAGATAAAGACTTTCTGATTTGAACACCCCTTCTACGTCACGGAGCGTTCAGACGGTGAACCCAGACCCAAACCCGAGGGTCACCCAGACCTGAGTGACAATTGGGTGGGAGCAGGACACCTGAGGGTTGGAGACAAACTCAAACAGGCCGACGGCACCCTGGGTGAGGTCCGGTACGTCAGGTAGCGCCCCAGAAAATCCTTCAAGAAGTTACGAGAATCTTAGCGGATTTCTGTAGAAATTGCATTGGGGTCAGGTACTGCAGTGCCGAATGAAGGCGCTCCGTGTTGTACCACAAACGATATTTTGACAGCAGCTTCTTCAACTCAGAGAGGTTCTGCGGGTCATTGCGGAAGATCACCTCGTACTTCAAGGTCCGATTTAACCGCTCCAGCATGCCCATCCCCCCTTTCTGCGAGGTCCGGCACCTCACCCATTCGCCCACCTCCAGGCAGACCGCTTGAAAAAAGTCAGACGTAAAGTCCGATCCCGCATCACTCTGGATCAAAAACTTCTCCACTGAGACATGTTTCTTTAGCTCTGCTACCGCTAGCTTGAGGCTCAGCACGGCGTTTGAACTCGACAGGGTCGGAAAGGCCTCTGCAGCCAGACACAAGCGACTTTCTACGTCCAGCACCTGATATATCCACACTTTCCCCTCTTTGGGTAGTTTGACCATGGTGGCATCGATCTGCAATCTCCTCCCTTCAGGCCACTTGCTCTCGGGTAGGGTTTCAATCTTGGGCTTTCTGCGCTTCACATGGGGAGTTGGGCTGAGTTTTTCCTTGCGTAGCCAGCCTCTGAGCCATTCCCGCCCCACCTGCATTTCCTGGGCCACCAGGGCCTGGTACAGCTTGCGGTAGCCAAAGGTCGGATGCTGTTGGGCCAGGGTCCGGACCACTTCCCCGTGATCTTGATGCTTTTTCTCTCGTTTCAAACGCTGTTCTTCGCCTTGGATGTAATCGCGGAGTCTAGAGTATTTCACTCCCACCAAGGAAGCAAAACGCCTCATACTGATCTCGGGATGCTGCCGGTGGAGGGCCACCAGTTCAGGCATCTCTAGAGTCCGCGCGCTCTCTTTGCGATGTAGAGTTCCAGCTCCTTTTCGGCCAAGAGGCGTTTGAGCTGATCGTTTTCGTGTTGCATCGCTGCACTGGGCGTTTCTTTTTTGCTCTCGGTGAGGGCCTGCATGCCACCCTGGACGAACTGGTCCTTCCAGCGATAAACCAATGCTTCGCTGACCTCATGGCGTCGGGCGATGGTAGCCACCGATTCTTCGCCTTTGATGACTTCGAGGACAATCGTCTGTTTGACGTCTGCGGGCCAGTTTTTACGTTGTTTTCCCATGGTGGTGCCTCCAAAAGGCCGTCTGAGAGTAGATTCTCTTCAGTCTACGGCTTTTCTGGAAGGTTTTCCTGGGGCCTTACCTCAACACCATCCAGGAAGCCCGCACCATGTACAATCTGGAGGTTGAAGAAGCGCATACCTTCTTCGTGGGCACCCAGGGCTGGTTGGTGCATAACTGTGATGAAATAGCGAAACGTGAGTTGCTCTATGTGCTTCAAGCTCAGCTCAGAAAGAAAGCTGGATTTAGTGATAAAGGCACGCCAATATTGATAGATGAGAATTTAACAGGTTCAAAGCTATATAATGAACTTGTAAGTAGAGGATATAATGTTAGAAGCGTAGAGGAGGTACTTGGGGTTGGTACGCCAGATGAAGACATCCTTAAGTTTGCTCAAAGTGCTGGAGTACGAGTACTAACTCGCGATAGAGGTAGACAACTTGACGGTGGTTTTGGAAGTCTTGCCATTCAGCTGGATAGAAGAGTCAAGTCTCCCAATGAGATAGCGAGAGTTATTGATCTTAGCTTGAAGGAGAAGAAGTGAAGAAGCTCAAGACGGATAACCAGCACTTTAGAGAAACCCACAGAAGATGGATTTCTTCTGGTTACCATTATGAGAATATTGATTCTGAGGATATTCGTCCGCAATGCATGGATTGCATTTTCTATATAGAATTGACAGGAAAATTTGCTGCAGATTGGGGAGTTTGTTCTAATGTATTATCGCCTGCTGATCGATTGGCAGTCTTTGAACATGATGGATGTGAATTCCAAGTAGAAGCTGAAGAATAAACTAGTATGGCATCAACCAGTATCAACAGGAGCCCTCCCTTTAATGGGAGGGCTTTCCCTTTGCCCCCAGCCGCAAACTCAGCCGACCTCCAGTCGATGAAGTTCCCAGCGCGGGGATGAGGTTCAGCCGACCACCTGTGCGATTCTGCAGAAACTTCTGGTTTGGATGGAATGGGCTGAATTCTCATGGCAGGGGTCGGAAACAGAGGTTCCCTTTCGCGCGCTATGAGTCTCCGGGTCACGCCCGAAGGTTCATTGTGGCGCGTCGTTGGACTTCCACCACATCAAGGAACCTGCTTTCTCATTGATGCTCAAGTATTGCCAGTACCCGATGTTGTTCACCTTCACATACACCTCCACAGGAAGGTTTGGGTCGTACTGGAATGGGGTGCTCTTGCCATCAAAGAACACCGGAACCACAGGCCCAGTGCCCTGTTTGGCCCCCACCAGAGAGCCATAGCCGAAGTCATACTCGGGATTGTCCCGCTTCACCACCCCCTTCTCTACACTCAGCAGCAGGTAGTTCCAATAGCACTTGTAGCGGATCTCCGGGTAAACGCACCCAGACTGCTCCAGAAAGCTGAAGGATGCCTTGCTGGTGCGGTTGTTCTGTTCTGCTCCCAGTTGTCCAACAGAGACCGATGTGGTCATCAGCTTCAGAATGGCCTGAATGCTGTCAGCTTTGGCCGTGAGGCGTCCCTGCTCGCAGGACAGCGTGATCCAAGGGGTGGTCAGTTGATTTCCGGTCACGGTAGACCCTGTTCTGGTCATCCACTCTCGGAACAGGTTTCCATCCCGACTGGTGACCCCTTGATCGC
Encoded proteins:
- a CDS encoding DUF1963 domain-containing protein, which gives rise to MSTDPTWNPEQLFKLDPDGNWWIKFPMAETIDAFYKDPQKALDFVLFALQLPRDRYETMIDAAVSHVAEEDLPVLASTALRILQANPMHKRANRLIGDIGLQRPTILHPYLQSLYKLKFHVRTTYPWRESSDLYLDFLSAERWKEGLDRRDWAFAQRCLLEARSPSTLHAALAPLSKPLSSVGGETYLLSEVGFHLKDGSLDPLYQEQSWHLTFTESGYMPRWHFQDHHHPTWSLATEPEEHLFGGTLEDRICGVCGQPLHRLISLEPVPAELHVSLPQLTFATCLSCMGWDGGVLYYQHDSQGLPISLDVQEVFDEPEFPAQPLPTTRVQLAKSPPRWRWQEWGNANSRQNLHRLGGYPSWVQSPDYPECSQCGKVMTFILQLDSDLPTTEGDAWLWGSGGIAYTFWCDSCRVSAFHWQCT
- a CDS encoding recombinase family protein, yielding MKNAMVGYARVSTRDQNLNLQIDALTKEGCVKIFKDTSSGAKTDRPGFAEALNYLREGDTLVVWKLDRLGRSLKNLIDTVQQLQSRGIHLLIVKERIDTSTSNGKLFLHIFGALSEFERELIRERTKAGLEAARARNRVGGRPEKLLPNQEVILKKLHADPSNSPKAIQEMLGISKTTYYRYLKKQKPV
- a CDS encoding HEAT repeat domain-containing protein; its protein translation is MGTFNTFILHQPCAHCQVEIDQHIQFKYADTWQHTYHLGDTLEWGGNQTGNPAQGLVVLDAATEDCPHCGHDEEFYVVFVEDNRLVGAAPNQGRFHFEGDLTYALLPSPEPWVDDLLWGYHMQSLGLSASSTERDLVDLVRSREQPSARKLQALDILGHRPTLAAETVLSLQELLAGPEDISHGVVTVFSRLTSDQANFWLLPLLQGQSLVLRRAALAALSRVNHPGGSQKENTRRIHTDFAVPATAVDVQDLFQRHLHDADPEMVTLVIPLLGSLGVPLYPDDLLRYSPHARVRAAFIQQVREQVEADLYPDSDLKTIWADVMQMLQDPEPAVRQQAALGLIPFVRSGAPVPRLDEENRLKTVEHLQMHFGAEGAREVRAAILTVARFSFDLPMAREVFLLGARHPSLQTRMDVLQEVEEAFQTGGAMPSYAFRKDPMIHQVLHELSEEGKGEMEGLQAQAQGLFRRRF
- a CDS encoding DUF6368 family protein, whose amino-acid sequence is MVEVDVSILFHQDLEAIQADLFQFFQKFGGLSKQGHNHHLLTLYEFDLQKDLVLEWPITLAVSLYPHASGKLEEDLHYFETHVGFQPGSCVTLGTVTRHPQAIPVVYGLTLALARAFSGVVEVDDPLMDRGLEERDWQTGFARLQKQFVPHPGQMWAAPYLTADEEIWFFAVLDADFLEWLLSQNNRWPLLGR
- a CDS encoding integrase core domain-containing protein — its product is MPELVALHRQHPEISMRRFASLVGVKYSRLRDYIQGEEQRLKREKKHQDHGEVVRTLAQQHPTFGYRKLYQALVAQEMQVGREWLRGWLRKEKLSPTPHVKRRKPKIETLPESKWPEGRRLQIDATMVKLPKEGKVWIYQVLDVESRLCLAAEAFPTLSSSNAVLSLKLAVAELKKHVSVEKFLIQSDAGSDFTSDFFQAVCLEVGEWVRCRTSQKGGMGMLERLNRTLKYEVIFRNDPQNLSELKKLLSKYRLWYNTERLHSALQYLTPMQFLQKSAKILVTS
- a CDS encoding transposase yields the protein MGKQRKNWPADVKQTIVLEVIKGEESVATIARRHEVSEALVYRWKDQFVQGGMQALTESKKETPSAAMQHENDQLKRLLAEKELELYIAKRARGL
- a CDS encoding DUF5615 family PIN-like protein, coding for MYNLEVEEAHTFFVGTQGWLVHNCDEIAKRELLYVLQAQLRKKAGFSDKGTPILIDENLTGSKLYNELVSRGYNVRSVEEVLGVGTPDEDILKFAQSAGVRVLTRDRGRQLDGGFGSLAIQLDRRVKSPNEIARVIDLSLKEKK
- a CDS encoding DUF3027 domain-containing protein codes for the protein MKKLKTDNQHFRETHRRWISSGYHYENIDSEDIRPQCMDCIFYIELTGKFAADWGVCSNVLSPADRLAVFEHDGCEFQVEAEE